The Thiorhodovibrio litoralis genome includes a window with the following:
- a CDS encoding HPP family protein, whose product MNSVSLREQLISALGGGVGILATAALALWLFPAVDPALPWLIASMGSSAVLLFAVPHGPLSQPWPLLGGHLVSALIGVACARWLGTDLWSAATAAGLSIGAMHALRCLHPPGGATALTAVIGGPSITSLGFGFVLMPVAVNALTLLLLAVVWNAPWHWRRYPANWPARWRRDQDSGAPVAEPAAPMPLEHRHLAAALRAMDSFIDVSEPDLQRIFALATEEARHTRAATPPIRVGQAYSNGSFGQDWEIREVLALEQAANEPVTQVRFRRLAGQGRRCEGGCSLETFRAWAVHAVERDENSWRPIDRTEPED is encoded by the coding sequence ATGAACAGCGTCAGCCTGCGCGAACAGCTCATTTCCGCACTGGGCGGTGGTGTTGGCATTTTGGCCACGGCGGCGCTTGCGCTTTGGCTGTTCCCGGCGGTTGACCCCGCCCTGCCCTGGCTGATTGCCTCCATGGGCTCCTCTGCGGTGCTGTTGTTCGCGGTTCCGCACGGGCCACTCTCCCAACCCTGGCCGCTGCTTGGCGGCCATCTTGTTTCGGCGCTGATCGGGGTGGCCTGTGCGCGTTGGCTCGGCACCGATCTCTGGAGCGCGGCCACCGCGGCGGGACTCTCCATCGGCGCCATGCATGCACTGCGCTGTCTTCATCCGCCCGGCGGTGCCACCGCGCTGACGGCCGTCATCGGCGGGCCGTCCATCACGTCGCTCGGCTTTGGCTTTGTGCTGATGCCTGTTGCGGTCAATGCACTCACCTTGCTGTTGCTCGCCGTGGTCTGGAATGCGCCCTGGCACTGGCGGCGTTATCCAGCCAACTGGCCCGCACGTTGGCGGCGAGACCAGGACAGCGGCGCCCCAGTTGCAGAGCCGGCCGCGCCCATGCCGCTGGAACATCGGCATCTTGCCGCCGCGCTGCGCGCGATGGACTCCTTCATCGATGTCTCGGAGCCGGATTTGCAGCGCATTTTTGCTTTGGCGACTGAGGAAGCGCGCCACACCCGCGCCGCAACGCCGCCGATTCGGGTGGGTCAAGCCTACAGTAATGGCAGCTTTGGCCAAGACTGGGAAATCCGCGAAGTCCTGGCGCTCGAGCAAGCTGCAAACGAACCCGTCACCCAGGTGCGCTTCCGCCGCTTGGCGGGCCAAGGCCGTCGCTGCGAGGGGGGATGCAGTCTGGAGACGTTTCGCGCTTGGGCGGTCCATGCGGTCGAGCGCGACGAGAACTCCTGGCGACCGATTGATCGCACGGAGCCGGAAGATTGA
- a CDS encoding Crp/Fnr family transcriptional regulator, translating into MPPDEALRQAPLLAQLSDQQLERLRAKAQIVQVQAGQWLFTQDDPAECFYFVHSGQIRLFRLSAEGEEKIIELISAGQTFAEALMFMGTGRYPVCAAALVPTELVAIDAADFTAMLRESPETCFALLGSLSQRLHALIAEIDNLALHSASVRFARWLIAELPIDTDQLTLAWPKSTLASRLTIKPETWSRITRRLSEQQVIAVHGQVIRVLDRKALQQLGDSGDPVLIPRRQARKTG; encoded by the coding sequence ATGCCACCCGATGAGGCACTGCGCCAGGCGCCGCTGCTCGCGCAACTGAGCGACCAACAACTCGAGCGTCTGCGCGCGAAGGCGCAGATTGTCCAGGTGCAGGCCGGGCAGTGGCTGTTTACCCAGGATGATCCGGCCGAATGCTTTTATTTTGTTCATTCGGGCCAGATCCGACTGTTTCGCCTCTCGGCCGAGGGCGAAGAGAAGATCATCGAACTGATCAGCGCCGGCCAGACCTTTGCCGAGGCGCTGATGTTCATGGGCACCGGCCGCTACCCTGTCTGCGCGGCCGCGCTGGTGCCGACGGAGCTCGTCGCCATTGACGCGGCGGACTTCACCGCCATGCTGCGCGAGTCGCCCGAGACCTGCTTTGCCTTGCTCGGCAGCTTGAGCCAACGCCTGCACGCGCTGATCGCCGAGATCGACAATCTGGCGCTGCATTCTGCGAGCGTGCGCTTTGCGCGCTGGTTGATTGCAGAATTGCCAATAGACACGGATCAGCTGACGCTCGCCTGGCCAAAATCGACGCTTGCCTCGCGCCTGACGATCAAACCTGAGACCTGGTCGCGCATTACCCGCCGGCTGTCCGAGCAGCAAGTGATCGCGGTCCATGGGCAGGTCATTCGCGTGCTTGATCGCAAGGCCCTGCAGCAACTTGGCGATTCGGGTGACCCGGTGCTGATACCAAGGCGTCAGGCCCGCAAAACCGGTTAG
- a CDS encoding Druantia anti-phage system protein DruA, protein MNLHEITLRLVAADEEPRFNALLEEHHYLGASAKIGHTLWYVATWQEQWLALLVFSAAAWKCGARDRWIGWDRRYQFDRLHLIANNARFLILPAWHVPNLASRVLGLCERRVSADWPARFGYPLWLLETFVDPRRFAGTCYRAANWLEVGQTRGYRRTRAGYSNRADGAKRVFVRPLIAQAQARLSHPTLDPVYHHGVPRLMLSAQQMRSLPEFFADVPDPRRSQGRRHPLPVVLAISAAAVLCGARGYKAIAEWAQDLSQTARARFGCRYRNGRYEVPSRTRIRDVLTRADPNAVDRALQGWNAQMATEDEGLALDGKTMCNAIDAEGNQTHILGVVGHESKRCHTQKKSALCPSMAAMS, encoded by the coding sequence ATGAACCTGCACGAGATCACCCTGCGTCTGGTCGCCGCGGATGAAGAGCCGCGCTTCAACGCCCTGCTTGAGGAGCATCACTACCTGGGGGCTTCGGCAAAGATCGGTCACACCCTCTGGTATGTCGCCACCTGGCAGGAGCAGTGGCTGGCGTTGCTGGTGTTCAGCGCGGCCGCATGGAAGTGCGGCGCGCGCGATCGCTGGATCGGCTGGGATCGGCGCTATCAATTCGACCGGCTGCATCTGATCGCCAACAACGCCCGTTTTTTGATCCTGCCCGCGTGGCATGTGCCGAATCTCGCCTCGCGTGTGCTGGGGCTATGCGAGCGCCGGGTCAGCGCCGATTGGCCGGCGCGCTTCGGCTATCCGCTGTGGTTGCTGGAGACCTTCGTCGATCCGCGCCGGTTCGCCGGTACCTGCTATCGCGCCGCCAATTGGCTCGAGGTCGGGCAGACACGCGGGTATCGGCGCACCCGCGCCGGCTACAGCAACCGCGCCGATGGCGCCAAGCGGGTGTTTGTCCGCCCCTTGATCGCGCAGGCTCAAGCACGCTTGTCTCATCCAACACTTGATCCTGTCTATCACCATGGAGTCCCAAGACTGATGTTAAGTGCACAGCAGATGCGTTCGTTGCCCGAGTTCTTCGCCGATGTCCCGGATCCGCGCCGCAGCCAAGGCCGACGGCATCCGTTGCCGGTGGTGCTTGCCATCTCGGCCGCGGCGGTCTTGTGCGGGGCGCGCGGCTACAAGGCCATCGCTGAATGGGCGCAGGACCTCAGTCAGACCGCCCGTGCGCGTTTTGGCTGCCGCTATCGCAATGGCCGCTATGAGGTGCCCAGCCGCACCCGCATCCGCGATGTCCTCACGCGGGCGGACCCCAACGCCGTCGATCGAGCACTGCAGGGTTGGAACGCGCAGATGGCCACCGAGGACGAGGGCTTGGCCCTTGATGGCAAGACGATGTGCAACGCCATCGACGCCGAGGGAAACCAGACCCACATCCTCGGTGTCGTTGGACATGAGTCCAAGCGCTGTCACACCCAAAAAAAGTCGGCTCTCTGCCCGTCAATGGCAGCGATGAGCTGA
- a CDS encoding ISAs1 family transposase, with translation MAKDNQPTLAADIRLNFQDRGEPDFRERPELKHGRIESRAIWTSTKLNAYLDFPAVGQVFVIERTITNKKTGKTTIETVYGLTDHTPESASPKRLLAFNRSHWGVEAHHWILDWNWDEDRCTIRTGHGPENMTRLRRFATGLIKAKSTDSVSATIDKLARKVRRVFDYLGMTANSVPRAARAAPVS, from the coding sequence ATCGCCAAGGATAACCAACCGACCCTCGCGGCCGATATTCGGTTGAACTTCCAGGATCGTGGCGAACCGGACTTCCGCGAGCGCCCGGAACTCAAGCACGGGCGCATCGAAAGCCGCGCGATTTGGACCTCCACGAAGCTCAACGCGTATCTCGACTTCCCCGCTGTCGGTCAGGTCTTCGTCATTGAGCGGACCATCACGAACAAGAAGACCGGCAAGACGACCATCGAAACGGTCTACGGCCTCACTGATCACACCCCCGAGAGCGCCAGTCCCAAGCGCTTGCTGGCCTTTAACCGTAGCCACTGGGGCGTTGAAGCCCATCACTGGATCCTCGACTGGAACTGGGATGAGGATCGCTGCACGATCCGCACCGGCCATGGACCGGAAAACATGACCCGCCTGCGCCGGTTCGCCACTGGCCTGATCAAGGCGAAATCCACCGACTCCGTCTCGGCAACCATTGATAAACTCGCGCGCAAGGTTCGCCGTGTCTTCGACTATCTGGGGATGACGGCGAACTCAGTGCCACGTGCTGCTCGAGCGGCGCCTGTCAGCTAG
- a CDS encoding DUF2254 family protein — MFSLTEFAQNRGRFPQIVCSGSLEIARTQDTLRRMEHGVGDFVIAGTPLVSLLDPGDLDQATAARLNAVYVISRQRTVEQDVALGIRQIVDVAVKVLSPSINDTTTGVMCVDYLAAILTELATRRIATPDRLDDTANPF, encoded by the coding sequence TTGTTTTCCCTCACTGAATTTGCTCAGAATCGCGGCCGATTCCCGCAAATAGTCTGCTCAGGCTCACTGGAGATCGCCCGAACCCAGGACACCCTCCGGCGGATGGAGCACGGCGTCGGGGATTTCGTCATCGCGGGCACCCCCCTGGTCTCGCTGCTCGATCCGGGTGACCTGGACCAAGCGACGGCGGCCAGACTCAACGCGGTCTACGTCATCAGTCGCCAGCGCACGGTGGAGCAGGATGTTGCCTTGGGTATCCGCCAGATCGTTGACGTGGCTGTTAAGGTCCTGTCGCCCAGCATCAACGACACCACCACCGGGGTGATGTGCGTGGACTATCTGGCGGCGATCCTGACCGAGCTGGCGACGCGCCGGATTGCAACGCCCGATCGGTTGGATGACACGGCAAATCCGTTCTAG
- a CDS encoding DDE-type integrase/transposase/recombinase, whose protein sequence is MSDDNGLGDPDGWARLRFAIIGPLLADPAPANALGARLKALAAKSWRHPVTGRAVSFSFGTLERWYYLARDAQDPVTALRPRRRSDAGEQRALSPRLMDAVQAQYRDYPGWTVQLHYDNLAALCAGDQTLGPLPSYATVRRFMKRAGLHRRRVPARKTPGAEQAARRLEACEVRSYEAQYVHALWHLDFHHGSRKVLTRGGVWVKPLLLAVIDDHSRLICHLQWYLDETTETLVHGLGQALHKRGLPRALMSDNGAAMQAEEFTAGLHALGILHEPTLPYSPYQNAKQERFWATLEGRLMAMLKDIAELSLPQLNTLTQAWVEQEYHRKVHSETAATPLARLLDAPNVGRPCPDSEQVRAAFRCRVQRRQRRSDGTLSLAGKRFEVPARLRHLEQLHIAYARWDLSAVDVVDPHSGAILCRLYPLDKAANASGQRRRLEPAGAPPPPSQRATTLPPLLRDLLAEYAATGLPPAYLPKHDDLESSR, encoded by the coding sequence ATGTCCGATGACAACGGCCTCGGTGATCCCGATGGTTGGGCGCGGTTGCGCTTTGCCATTATTGGTCCTTTATTGGCTGATCCTGCGCCGGCGAACGCGCTGGGCGCGCGGCTGAAGGCGCTAGCGGCCAAGTCATGGCGTCATCCGGTGACTGGGCGGGCGGTCAGTTTTAGCTTTGGGACCTTGGAGCGCTGGTATTACCTCGCACGCGATGCCCAAGACCCGGTGACCGCACTGCGCCCGCGCCGGCGCAGCGATGCCGGGGAGCAGCGCGCGCTGAGTCCGCGCCTGATGGATGCGGTGCAAGCCCAGTACCGCGACTACCCCGGTTGGACGGTGCAGCTGCATTACGACAACCTCGCCGCCTTGTGCGCGGGCGATCAGACCCTGGGGCCGCTGCCCTCCTATGCCACCGTGCGCCGCTTCATGAAGCGCGCGGGCTTGCACCGCCGGCGTGTCCCGGCGCGCAAGACGCCGGGCGCTGAACAGGCCGCGCGGCGCCTGGAGGCCTGCGAGGTGCGCAGCTATGAAGCCCAGTATGTCCATGCCTTGTGGCATCTGGACTTTCATCATGGCTCGCGCAAAGTCCTCACCCGGGGTGGCGTCTGGGTCAAGCCCCTGCTGCTGGCGGTCATTGACGATCACTCCCGCCTGATCTGCCATCTGCAGTGGTACCTCGATGAGACCACCGAGACCTTGGTCCATGGCCTGGGGCAGGCGTTGCACAAGCGCGGGCTGCCGCGCGCCTTGATGAGCGATAACGGCGCGGCAATGCAGGCCGAGGAGTTCACCGCCGGATTGCACGCCCTGGGCATCCTCCATGAGCCGACCCTGCCGTACAGCCCGTATCAGAACGCCAAGCAGGAGCGCTTCTGGGCCACGCTGGAAGGCCGCCTGATGGCGATGCTCAAGGACATCGCGGAGCTGAGTCTGCCTCAGCTCAACACCCTCACTCAGGCGTGGGTGGAGCAGGAGTACCACCGCAAGGTCCACAGTGAGACCGCCGCCACGCCGCTTGCGCGTCTTCTCGATGCGCCCAACGTGGGGCGCCCCTGTCCGGACAGCGAGCAGGTCCGCGCCGCTTTTCGTTGTCGCGTCCAACGCCGTCAGCGCCGCAGCGATGGGACGCTCAGCCTGGCGGGCAAGCGCTTCGAGGTGCCGGCGCGCTTGCGTCACCTTGAGCAACTGCATATCGCTTATGCCCGCTGGGATCTGAGTGCTGTGGACGTGGTTGATCCCCACTCGGGCGCCATCCTCTGCCGCCTCTATCCCCTCGATAAAGCCGCCAATGCCTCCGGGCAGCGTCGGCGCCTTGAGCCCGCCGGCGCACCGCCACCGCCATCACAACGCGCCACGACGCTGCCACCGTTGCTGCGCGACTTGCTCGCCGAGTATGCCGCCACCGGTCTGCCGCCGGCCTATCTGCCAAAACACGATGACCTGGAATCCAGTCGATGA
- a CDS encoding ExeA family protein: protein MNKTLLALYGLKFNPFSPELPTAALHRSAPVEQFCWRIEQSLIREGGFALIQGDPGTGKSAVLRLLDERLRQLPDISVGALTHPSSKVADFYREMGDLFAVDLKPHNRWGGFKILRERWLAHLETTLLRPVLLIDEAQEMHPTVLNELRLLTSMQFDSRTLLSVILAGDGRLATKLRREELLPLGSRIRTRLSMEYASREALVACLEHLQHSAGNASLMSAGLMKTLAEHALGNYRVLTTMAAELLAQAARLERAQLDEQLYLEVFGSAAGNARQRPSARVSLSRLFAGIGRDSEQIQ from the coding sequence ATGAACAAGACCCTGCTGGCCCTCTATGGACTGAAGTTCAATCCGTTCTCCCCGGAGCTGCCGACGGCGGCACTGCATCGCAGCGCGCCGGTGGAGCAGTTTTGCTGGCGCATCGAGCAGAGCCTGATCCGCGAAGGCGGTTTTGCGCTCATTCAAGGTGATCCGGGTACCGGCAAGAGTGCGGTACTGCGCCTGCTCGATGAGCGTCTGCGCCAGCTGCCCGATATCAGCGTTGGGGCGCTCACGCATCCCAGCTCGAAGGTGGCGGACTTCTACCGCGAGATGGGCGATCTGTTCGCCGTTGACCTCAAGCCCCATAACCGCTGGGGTGGCTTCAAGATCCTGCGCGAGCGCTGGCTGGCGCATCTGGAGACGACGCTGTTGCGCCCGGTGTTGCTCATCGACGAGGCGCAGGAGATGCATCCGACGGTGCTCAATGAGCTGCGTCTGCTGACCTCCATGCAGTTCGATTCGCGCACGTTGTTGAGCGTGATCCTGGCCGGCGATGGCCGCCTGGCGACCAAGCTGCGCCGTGAGGAGTTGCTGCCGCTGGGCAGTCGTATCCGTACGCGCCTGAGTATGGAGTATGCCAGTCGCGAGGCGCTGGTCGCCTGCCTGGAGCATTTACAACACAGTGCCGGCAATGCGAGTCTGATGAGCGCAGGGCTGATGAAGACGCTCGCTGAGCATGCGTTGGGCAATTATCGCGTGCTCACGACCATGGCGGCAGAATTGCTGGCGCAGGCTGCTCGGCTCGAACGCGCGCAGCTCGATGAACAACTCTACCTTGAGGTGTTTGGTTCAGCGGCGGGCAACGCCCGCCAACGCCCGAGTGCCAGGGTGAGCCTGAGCAGACTATTTGCGGGAATCGGCCGCGATTCTGAGCAAATTCAGTGA